In Thermosynechococcus sichuanensis E542, a single genomic region encodes these proteins:
- the rpmJ gene encoding 50S ribosomal protein L36 — MKVRASVRRICEKCRVIRRRGRVMVICTNPKHKQRQG, encoded by the coding sequence ATGAAAGTAAGAGCATCGGTACGGCGTATTTGTGAAAAATGCCGCGTCATTCGGCGACGTGGTCGGGTCATGGTGATCTGCACCAATCCGAAGCACAAGCAGCGCCAAGGGTAA
- the rpsE gene encoding 30S ribosomal protein S5 has protein sequence MANRRKNPRKVEKETDWQERVVQIRRVSKVVKGGKKLSFRAIVVVGNERGQVGVGVGKAADVIGAVRKGVADGKKHLIDVPLTKSNSIPHPTFGEGGAARVMIRPAAPGTGVIAGGSVRTVLELAGVRNVLAKQLGSSNPLNNARAALEALAALRTFQEVAEEREIPIENLYSK, from the coding sequence ATGGCAAATCGTCGTAAAAACCCCCGCAAAGTTGAAAAGGAAACCGACTGGCAAGAGCGGGTCGTCCAGATCCGCCGTGTCTCCAAGGTAGTCAAAGGCGGTAAGAAACTGAGTTTCCGCGCCATTGTTGTCGTTGGTAACGAGCGTGGCCAAGTGGGCGTGGGTGTTGGCAAAGCCGCCGATGTCATTGGGGCAGTGCGCAAAGGGGTGGCTGATGGCAAAAAGCACCTCATTGATGTGCCGCTCACCAAATCTAACTCTATTCCCCACCCCACCTTTGGTGAAGGCGGCGCTGCCCGCGTTATGATCCGTCCTGCTGCACCGGGAACCGGGGTAATTGCGGGTGGCTCTGTGCGCACTGTTCTGGAACTGGCAGGGGTTCGCAATGTGCTGGCCAAACAACTGGGATCTAGCAACCCCCTCAACAATGCCCGCGCCGCCCTCGAAGCCCTTGCGGCCTTGCGTACCTTCCAAGAAGTTGCCGAGGAGCGGGAAATCCCCATTGAAAACCTCTACAGCAAATAG
- the rplD gene encoding 50S ribosomal protein L4, with protein sequence MVACVVKDWQGADRGEATLDLATAKPETASHIVHRALVRQLANARQGTVSTKTRAEVRGGGRKPWRQKGTGRARAGSIRSPLWRGGGVIFGPKPRDYSQKMNRKERRLALRTALMSRVEDLIVVQEFADHLSRPKTKELVTALQRWGIEPEQKVLLLVEDIAETVALSARNVPTLKLLRADQLNVFDLLYADRIVATTGAIAKIQEVYGD encoded by the coding sequence ATGGTTGCATGTGTGGTTAAAGACTGGCAGGGTGCCGACAGGGGTGAAGCCACCCTTGATCTGGCGACGGCAAAACCTGAAACCGCCAGTCATATTGTTCATCGTGCCCTTGTACGGCAATTGGCCAATGCGCGGCAGGGAACCGTTTCCACCAAAACCCGTGCCGAAGTGCGCGGTGGCGGTCGCAAACCTTGGCGGCAAAAGGGAACAGGGCGTGCCCGTGCTGGTTCAATTCGTTCTCCCCTCTGGCGCGGTGGCGGTGTGATCTTTGGTCCTAAACCCCGCGACTACAGCCAAAAAATGAACCGCAAGGAGCGGCGGCTTGCCCTACGCACAGCTCTGATGAGCCGAGTGGAAGACTTGATTGTGGTGCAGGAGTTTGCCGATCACCTGTCACGTCCCAAAACCAAGGAATTGGTGACGGCGCTGCAACGCTGGGGCATTGAGCCAGAGCAAAAGGTGCTGCTACTGGTGGAAGACATTGCCGAAACGGTGGCACTCTCAGCGCGAAATGTGCCCACCCTGAAACTGCTGCGTGCCGATCAATTGAATGTTTTTGATTTGCTCTATGCCGATCGCATTGTTGCCACCACTGGCGCGATCGCCAAAATTCAGGAGGTGTACGGTGACTAA
- the rpsH gene encoding 30S ribosomal protein S8 yields the protein MAVNDTIGDMLTRIRNANLARHQTTIIPATRMTRSIAQVLKAEGFIRDFEEQGDGIKRHLVVSLKYRGKQRQPIITALKRVSKPGLRVYANSRELPRVLGGIGIAIISTSSGIMTDREARKQGIGGEVLCYVW from the coding sequence ATGGCAGTAAATGACACGATTGGCGATATGCTAACTCGCATCCGCAACGCAAACCTTGCGCGTCATCAAACCACCATCATTCCGGCCACGCGCATGACCCGCAGTATTGCGCAGGTGCTGAAAGCGGAAGGGTTTATTCGCGATTTTGAAGAGCAAGGAGACGGCATCAAACGGCATCTTGTGGTTTCCCTAAAATATCGCGGCAAGCAGCGCCAGCCGATTATTACTGCGCTCAAACGGGTGAGCAAACCCGGTCTGCGCGTCTATGCCAACTCCCGTGAGTTGCCCCGGGTGCTTGGTGGCATCGGCATTGCCATCATCTCCACCTCCAGCGGCATTATGACTGATCGCGAGGCACGGAAGCAGGGCATTGGCGGCGAAGTACTCTGTTACGTTTGGTAA
- the rplB gene encoding 50S ribosomal protein L2, with protein sequence MGIRVYRPYTPGVRQKTVSDFAEITTDKPEKSLTRGFKRDKGRNNRGVITSRRRGGGHKRRYRIIDFRRSSKLNIPAKVATVEYDPNRNARIALLHYRDGEKRYIIHPRDLTPGTEIIASPDAPIEVGNSLPLGKIPLGTSVHNVEITPGRGAQMVRAAGAMAQVVAKEGDMVTLKLPSGEVRLFRKECYATIGQVGNVEANNISLGKAGRNRWKGRRPKVRGSVMNPVDHPHGGGEGRAPIGRPGPVTPWGKPTLGYKTRKKKKLSDALIVRRRKKSSKRGRGGRQS encoded by the coding sequence ATGGGCATTCGCGTTTACCGACCCTACACCCCCGGCGTTCGCCAAAAAACCGTTTCTGACTTTGCTGAAATTACCACTGATAAGCCTGAAAAGTCACTGACCCGTGGCTTCAAGCGCGACAAAGGCCGCAACAATCGCGGTGTCATTACCAGTCGGCGGCGGGGCGGTGGCCACAAGCGTCGCTATCGCATTATTGATTTTCGCCGCAGCAGCAAGCTCAATATCCCTGCCAAAGTGGCAACCGTCGAGTACGATCCCAACCGTAATGCTCGCATTGCCCTGCTCCACTATCGCGATGGCGAGAAACGCTACATCATTCATCCTCGGGATTTGACCCCCGGCACCGAGATTATTGCCAGTCCCGATGCCCCTATTGAAGTGGGGAACTCCCTCCCCTTAGGCAAAATTCCCTTGGGTACCAGTGTTCACAATGTGGAAATTACCCCCGGTCGCGGTGCCCAAATGGTGCGCGCTGCCGGCGCCATGGCGCAAGTGGTGGCCAAAGAAGGGGATATGGTCACCCTCAAACTGCCCTCGGGTGAAGTGCGGCTCTTCCGCAAGGAGTGCTATGCCACCATTGGCCAAGTGGGAAATGTTGAAGCTAACAACATCAGCTTGGGCAAAGCCGGTCGCAATCGCTGGAAAGGTCGTCGTCCGAAGGTGCGCGGTTCGGTGATGAACCCGGTGGATCACCCCCACGGTGGTGGTGAAGGCCGCGCCCCCATTGGTCGTCCTGGACCTGTCACGCCCTGGGGTAAGCCTACCCTTGGCTACAAAACTCGCAAGAAGAAAAAACTCAGCGATGCCCTCATTGTGCGCCGTCGCAAGAAGTCTTCCAAGCGGGGTCGCGGTGGTCGTCAGTCTTAG
- the rpsC gene encoding 30S ribosomal protein S3 — MGQKIHPIGFRLGITQEHRSRWYADSDRYPELLQEDHRIRTFINKQLANAGIAEVRIERKADQVELQIRTARPGVVVGKGGQGIEELRKQLRQMLPSNRTIKVNVVEVNRVDAEASLLAEYITQQLERRVAFRRAVRQAIQRAQRAGIEGIKVQVAGRLNGAEIARTEWTREGRVPLHTLRADIDYAYRTARTIYGILGVKVWIFKGEVLPGQSEAGTREPSRRSPQRRLPQFENRSN; from the coding sequence GTGGGACAGAAGATTCACCCAATTGGCTTTCGCCTCGGCATTACCCAAGAACATCGCTCCCGCTGGTACGCCGATAGCGATCGCTATCCTGAGCTATTGCAGGAGGATCACCGCATCCGCACGTTTATTAACAAGCAACTAGCCAACGCTGGTATTGCGGAAGTGCGCATTGAGCGCAAAGCAGATCAAGTGGAGTTGCAAATTCGCACCGCCCGTCCCGGCGTTGTCGTTGGTAAAGGTGGCCAAGGGATTGAGGAACTGCGCAAGCAACTGCGGCAAATGCTCCCTAGCAACCGCACCATCAAAGTGAACGTGGTGGAAGTCAACCGTGTCGATGCGGAGGCCAGCCTCTTGGCGGAATACATCACCCAGCAACTGGAGCGACGCGTCGCTTTCCGACGGGCTGTGCGCCAAGCCATTCAACGGGCACAGCGAGCAGGCATTGAAGGGATTAAAGTGCAAGTGGCGGGTCGCCTGAATGGGGCAGAAATTGCCCGCACCGAGTGGACACGGGAGGGTCGCGTTCCCCTGCATACCCTACGGGCAGACATTGACTATGCCTACCGCACCGCCCGCACAATCTACGGCATTTTGGGGGTGAAGGTGTGGATCTTCAAAGGTGAGGTACTGCCGGGACAGAGCGAAGCCGGAACACGGGAACCCAGTCGCCGCAGTCCCCAACGCCGCCTACCCCAATTTGAAAATCGCTCTAACTAA
- the rplR gene encoding 50S ribosomal protein L18, with translation MKQTRTAARQSRHQRIRRKVKGTSDRPRLAVFRSHQHIYAQVIDDTRHHTLVAASSLEPELRQKLGDGSTCAASIEVGRLIAERAKAAGIERVVFDRGGNIYHGRVKALAEAAREAGLDF, from the coding sequence ATGAAGCAAACTCGTACTGCGGCTCGCCAAAGTCGGCATCAGCGCATTCGCCGCAAAGTCAAAGGTACCAGCGATCGCCCCCGCCTCGCTGTCTTTCGTTCCCATCAGCACATCTATGCCCAGGTGATTGATGATACGCGGCATCATACCCTTGTGGCCGCTTCCAGCCTTGAGCCAGAACTGCGGCAAAAGCTTGGGGATGGCAGCACCTGTGCCGCTTCCATTGAAGTGGGGCGACTGATTGCAGAGCGTGCCAAAGCCGCTGGCATTGAGCGCGTTGTCTTTGATCGCGGTGGCAATATCTACCATGGTCGTGTCAAGGCCTTGGCAGAGGCTGCCCGTGAAGCTGGATTAGACTTTTAG
- the infA gene encoding translation initiation factor IF-1: MSKQDAIEIEGTVTESLPNAMFRVDLDNGFNVLAHISGKIRRNYIKILPGDRVKVELTPYDLTKGRITYRLRKK, from the coding sequence GTGTCTAAACAGGATGCCATTGAAATTGAAGGGACCGTGACTGAGTCATTGCCCAACGCCATGTTTCGGGTGGATCTGGACAATGGCTTTAATGTCCTTGCCCATATTTCCGGTAAGATTCGCCGCAACTACATCAAAATTTTGCCGGGCGATCGCGTGAAGGTGGAATTGACCCCCTATGACCTAACTAAGGGGCGCATTACCTATCGCCTGCGCAAAAAATAG
- a CDS encoding 50S ribosomal protein L23 has product MTKVQPRALADLIKRPIITEKATVLLENNQYTFDVDRRATKPQIKAAIEELFNVKVTAVNTYHLPPKERRVGRFVGHRPRYKRAIVTLAPDSKIVLFPEV; this is encoded by the coding sequence GTGACTAAAGTCCAACCCCGCGCCCTTGCGGATCTCATCAAGCGCCCCATCATCACAGAGAAGGCCACGGTTTTACTGGAAAACAATCAATACACCTTCGATGTGGATCGGCGTGCCACCAAACCGCAGATCAAGGCCGCGATTGAGGAACTCTTTAACGTCAAAGTCACGGCAGTCAATACCTATCATCTGCCCCCCAAAGAGCGCCGCGTGGGTCGGTTTGTTGGCCATCGTCCTCGCTACAAACGGGCGATCGTCACCCTTGCCCCCGACAGCAAGATCGTTCTCTTCCCCGAAGTTTAA
- the secY gene encoding preprotein translocase subunit SecY: protein MIVNRGKAPTAQETFMQMAQAAGLRGRLLITIGLLILVRLGIYLPIPGIDRAVFAQSVQDNAVIRFLDIFSGGGLSALGIFALGILPYINASIIMQLLTAALPSLERLQKDEGEAGRRKISQITRYVAVAWAVLQSFGIAIFVSSIPGAALHPGAWFVAEIVLGLTAGSMVVMWISELITERGVGNGASLLIFLSIVAYLPASVGQTIALAESGGNIGGIVILVAVFLAMIVGIVFVQEGTRRIPIVSARRQVGRKLYREQTSYLPLRLNQGGVMPIIFASAVLILPSTLAQFTRNELVARFASYVSPAGPTPWLYVIFYLLLILFFSYFYSSLVVNPVDMSQNLKKMGASIPGIRPGKATSDYLERVLNRLTFLGAIFLGLVAIIPTAVESATKVTTFQGLGATSLLILVGVAIDTSKQIQTYVISQRYEGMVKQ from the coding sequence ATGATTGTGAATCGCGGCAAGGCACCTACTGCCCAAGAAACGTTTATGCAGATGGCTCAAGCGGCTGGTCTGCGGGGGCGACTCCTGATCACCATTGGGCTACTCATCCTAGTACGGCTGGGCATCTATCTACCCATTCCGGGGATCGATCGCGCCGTTTTTGCCCAGAGCGTCCAAGATAATGCCGTGATTCGCTTCCTCGACATCTTTTCAGGCGGTGGCCTCTCTGCCCTTGGGATTTTTGCCCTCGGCATTCTGCCCTATATTAACGCCTCCATCATCATGCAACTGCTGACTGCCGCTCTCCCCTCCTTGGAGCGGCTACAAAAGGATGAGGGAGAAGCCGGCCGCCGCAAAATTTCTCAGATTACTCGCTATGTCGCTGTGGCTTGGGCAGTGCTGCAAAGCTTCGGCATTGCCATTTTTGTGAGTTCAATTCCCGGTGCGGCTTTGCATCCAGGGGCGTGGTTTGTGGCTGAGATTGTCCTTGGCCTCACCGCTGGCTCAATGGTGGTGATGTGGATTTCGGAATTGATTACTGAGCGGGGCGTAGGGAATGGTGCCTCCCTTTTGATCTTTTTGAGCATTGTTGCCTACTTGCCTGCCTCGGTGGGTCAGACGATCGCCCTTGCGGAAAGCGGTGGCAATATTGGCGGCATCGTTATTTTGGTGGCTGTCTTTTTAGCCATGATTGTCGGCATTGTCTTTGTCCAAGAGGGTACCCGCCGCATCCCCATTGTGTCGGCACGTCGCCAAGTCGGACGCAAACTCTATCGTGAGCAAACCAGTTACCTGCCCCTGCGCTTAAACCAAGGGGGGGTGATGCCGATCATTTTTGCCTCAGCGGTACTGATTCTGCCTTCGACCTTGGCACAGTTTACCCGCAATGAACTCGTGGCACGATTTGCCAGCTATGTTTCTCCGGCAGGGCCGACACCGTGGCTATACGTGATTTTCTATTTGCTGTTGATTCTCTTCTTTAGCTACTTTTACTCCTCCTTGGTGGTCAACCCCGTGGATATGTCCCAAAACCTGAAGAAAATGGGCGCCAGTATTCCAGGCATCCGACCGGGGAAAGCCACCTCTGATTACCTAGAGCGGGTTCTCAACCGCCTGACCTTCCTAGGGGCGATCTTTTTGGGGCTGGTGGCAATTATTCCGACAGCAGTGGAGAGTGCAACCAAAGTAACAACATTCCAAGGGTTGGGGGCGACCTCCCTGTTGATCTTAGTGGGGGTGGCCATTGACACCTCAAAACAAATTCAAACCTATGTGATTTCACAACGTTATGAGGGGATGGTGAAACAGTAA
- the rplV gene encoding 50S ribosomal protein L22 yields MVSTSSPTARACAKYVRMSPHKVRRVLDQLRGRTYRDALIMLRFMPYRACEPITKVLRSAAANATHNLGLDPATLVISQAYADQGPCLKRFRPRAQGRAYQIRKPTCHITIAVAPQNTADES; encoded by the coding sequence ATGGTTTCTACCTCTTCTCCTACTGCCCGTGCCTGCGCCAAGTATGTCCGCATGTCGCCCCACAAGGTGCGGCGGGTACTGGATCAACTGCGGGGTCGCACCTACCGCGATGCCCTGATCATGCTGCGTTTTATGCCCTATCGTGCCTGTGAGCCGATTACAAAGGTCTTGCGATCGGCGGCAGCCAATGCCACCCACAACTTAGGCTTGGATCCTGCCACTTTGGTGATTAGTCAAGCCTATGCCGATCAAGGGCCTTGCCTGAAGCGGTTCCGCCCTCGCGCCCAAGGCCGTGCTTACCAAATTCGCAAGCCCACCTGCCACATCACGATTGCTGTGGCACCCCAAAACACTGCTGACGAATCGTAG
- the rplF gene encoding 50S ribosomal protein L6 yields the protein MSRIGKRPIPLPKNVTLTLDGQQVTVKGPKGQLSRVFPPEVNITQEGETIVVKRRDDSRPAKERHGLCRTLLANMVEGVSQGFTKKLEIQGVGYRAQLQGKTLVLSMGYSHPVEIVPPEGITLEIEDNQGKKVQQGTIVLVSGIDKELVGNTSARIRAVRPPEPYKGKGIRYMGEFVRRKVGKTGKK from the coding sequence ATGTCTCGTATTGGCAAGCGTCCCATCCCCCTGCCCAAAAATGTCACCCTCACTCTAGACGGGCAGCAGGTCACAGTCAAAGGCCCCAAGGGTCAACTCAGTCGCGTGTTTCCCCCCGAGGTAAATATTACCCAAGAGGGCGAAACAATCGTTGTTAAACGCCGCGATGACTCTCGACCCGCCAAAGAACGCCATGGCCTCTGCCGCACGCTACTGGCCAACATGGTGGAAGGCGTCTCCCAAGGGTTTACGAAAAAGCTGGAAATCCAAGGGGTTGGCTACCGTGCCCAACTCCAAGGCAAAACCCTTGTCCTCAGCATGGGCTACAGCCACCCCGTTGAGATTGTGCCGCCCGAGGGCATTACCCTAGAAATTGAGGACAACCAAGGCAAAAAAGTGCAGCAGGGCACGATTGTCCTTGTGAGTGGCATTGATAAAGAACTGGTCGGCAACACCTCTGCCCGTATTCGCGCCGTACGTCCCCCTGAACCCTACAAGGGTAAGGGCATTCGCTATATGGGTGAATTTGTGCGTCGTAAAGTTGGTAAGACAGGGAAGAAATAG
- the rplN gene encoding 50S ribosomal protein L14, whose protein sequence is MIQQETYLNVADNSGAKKLLCIRVLGGGNRRYGSVGDVIIATVKDATPNMAVKKSDVVRAVIVRTRKTIRRESGMSIRFDDNAAVLINQEGNPRGTRVFGPVARELRDKNFTKIVSLAPEVL, encoded by the coding sequence ATGATTCAACAGGAAACCTATCTCAACGTTGCCGACAATAGCGGCGCCAAAAAGCTCCTCTGTATCCGTGTGCTCGGCGGCGGCAATCGTCGCTACGGCAGTGTCGGTGATGTGATCATTGCCACCGTCAAAGATGCCACCCCCAATATGGCAGTGAAAAAATCCGATGTGGTTCGCGCTGTGATTGTGCGCACCCGCAAAACCATCCGCCGTGAAAGTGGCATGAGCATTCGCTTTGATGACAACGCCGCTGTCTTGATCAACCAAGAGGGCAACCCTCGCGGCACCCGTGTTTTTGGCCCTGTGGCGCGGGAACTGCGGGATAAAAACTTCACGAAAATTGTTTCATTGGCACCGGAGGTACTCTAA
- the rplO gene encoding 50S ribosomal protein L15, translated as MRFQDLHPQAGSRRRKRRVGRGIAAGQGASCGFGMRGQKSRSGRPTRPGFEGGQNPLYRRLPKLKHFPLVNRKVYTTINVGRLNTLPANSVVTVESLLEAGILTTAKYPLKVLGDGELNVKLEVHAAAFSGSARSKIEAAGGVCVETSVAADSE; from the coding sequence ATGCGGTTTCAAGATTTGCATCCCCAAGCGGGATCACGGCGGCGCAAACGACGGGTTGGTCGGGGTATTGCCGCAGGTCAGGGGGCAAGCTGTGGCTTTGGCATGCGGGGACAAAAATCCCGTTCTGGTCGCCCTACCCGTCCTGGGTTTGAAGGCGGTCAAAACCCCCTCTACCGTCGCCTCCCCAAACTCAAGCACTTTCCCCTCGTTAACCGAAAGGTTTACACTACGATCAACGTGGGTCGTCTCAATACCCTACCCGCCAATAGTGTAGTGACGGTTGAGTCTCTGCTTGAGGCTGGTATTCTCACCACTGCCAAATATCCCCTCAAAGTGCTGGGGGATGGTGAGCTTAACGTCAAGCTAGAGGTTCATGCTGCTGCCTTTAGTGGCAGTGCCCGCAGCAAGATTGAAGCCGCTGGTGGGGTATGTGTGGAGACCTCCGTTGCTGCCGACAGTGAATAG
- the rplP gene encoding 50S ribosomal protein L16 — translation MLSPKRTKFRKQQRGRMTGVASRGNSIHFGDYALQALEPAWITSRQIEAGRRAMTRYIRRGGKIWIRIFPDKPVTMRPAETRMGSGKGSPEYWVAVVKPGRIMYEIAGVPEAVAREAMRLAAYKMPIKTRFLVRNQEEEQQEG, via the coding sequence ATGTTAAGTCCAAAGCGTACAAAATTTCGCAAACAGCAGCGGGGTCGCATGACAGGGGTTGCCAGTCGCGGTAACTCCATCCACTTTGGCGACTATGCCCTTCAAGCCCTTGAACCCGCTTGGATCACCTCACGGCAAATTGAGGCCGGTCGTCGTGCCATGACCCGCTATATCCGCCGCGGTGGCAAAATCTGGATTCGCATTTTCCCCGATAAGCCCGTGACGATGCGGCCAGCGGAAACACGGATGGGGTCAGGGAAAGGCTCACCGGAATACTGGGTGGCAGTGGTCAAGCCCGGTCGCATTATGTATGAAATTGCCGGTGTGCCGGAGGCGGTTGCCCGCGAAGCCATGCGCCTTGCTGCCTACAAAATGCCGATCAAGACCCGTTTTCTGGTGCGCAATCAAGAGGAAGAACAACAGGAGGGTTAA
- a CDS encoding adenylate kinase — protein sequence MRLILFGGPGSGKGTQAAILTTLLGIPHISTGDILRAERAAGTPLGQQAQSYMDRGELVPDQVIVEMVANRLQQPDTASGWLLDGFPRNVAQAAVFEEMLKSIHQDYDYLLFLDVPAAILQERALNRAKQAANGQQRSDDTPETILKRVQVYERETLPMIQQYMSHPKFVHIDGTRTIEEVTAAIQARIGEVNRV from the coding sequence ATGCGCTTAATTTTGTTTGGTGGCCCCGGTTCGGGTAAAGGGACACAGGCAGCAATTCTAACCACGCTTTTGGGAATTCCCCATATTTCCACAGGGGATATTCTGCGGGCAGAGCGAGCTGCCGGCACCCCCCTCGGTCAACAGGCTCAAAGCTACATGGATCGCGGTGAACTGGTACCCGACCAAGTGATTGTGGAGATGGTGGCCAATCGCTTGCAACAGCCAGATACCGCTTCAGGGTGGCTGTTGGACGGTTTTCCCCGCAATGTGGCACAGGCGGCGGTCTTTGAGGAGATGCTCAAGAGTATTCACCAAGACTATGATTACTTGCTCTTTTTGGATGTGCCGGCTGCAATTCTCCAAGAACGTGCCCTTAATCGCGCTAAACAAGCTGCCAATGGTCAGCAGCGCTCCGATGATACGCCGGAAACCATCCTCAAGCGGGTACAGGTCTATGAGCGGGAAACGCTACCAATGATTCAGCAGTACATGAGTCATCCTAAGTTTGTGCACATTGATGGAACACGTACGATTGAAGAGGTAACTGCTGCCATTCAAGCGCGTATTGGGGAGGTGAACCGTGTCTAA
- the rpsS gene encoding 30S ribosomal protein S19, translating to MGRSLKKGPFVADHLLRKIEALNERNAKEVIKTWSRASTIVPEMIGHTIAVHNGKQHVPVYITEQMVGHKLGEFAPTRNFRSHVKGDKKARH from the coding sequence ATGGGACGTTCATTAAAAAAAGGCCCCTTTGTGGCGGATCATCTCTTACGCAAGATTGAAGCCCTCAATGAGCGCAATGCCAAGGAAGTGATCAAAACGTGGTCGCGTGCCTCAACGATTGTGCCGGAAATGATTGGCCACACGATCGCTGTCCACAACGGCAAGCAGCACGTGCCCGTGTATATCACTGAGCAGATGGTGGGTCACAAACTGGGGGAATTTGCCCCCACCCGCAACTTCCGCAGTCATGTTAAGGGCGATAAAAAAGCCCGCCATTGA
- the rpsQ gene encoding 30S ribosomal protein S17, which produces MAVKERVGVVVSDKMQKTVVVAVENRAPHPKYGKIVVKTRRYKAHDENNEAKVGDRVRIRETRPLSRTKRWVIAEILSPRTA; this is translated from the coding sequence ATGGCAGTTAAAGAACGTGTTGGCGTCGTCGTCAGCGACAAAATGCAAAAAACCGTCGTCGTTGCCGTCGAAAACCGCGCCCCCCATCCCAAGTACGGCAAAATTGTCGTCAAAACCCGCCGCTACAAAGCCCATGATGAAAATAACGAAGCGAAAGTGGGCGATCGCGTGCGCATTCGGGAAACCCGTCCCCTGAGTCGCACCAAGCGTTGGGTCATTGCCGAGATTCTCAGTCCTCGCACTGCCTAA
- the rplE gene encoding 50S ribosomal protein L5, translating to MSQRLKDHYNKTVVPQLMQQFQYKNIHQVPKIVKVTVNRGLGEAAQNAKALEATLAEIATITGQKPVVTRAKKAIAGFKIRKGMPVGVAVTLRSDRMYAFLDRLINLALPRIRDFRGVNPKSFDGRGNYTLGLREQLIFPEVNYDDIDQIRGMDVSIITTANTDEEGRALLKAMGMPFREN from the coding sequence ATGTCCCAACGCCTCAAAGATCACTACAACAAAACCGTTGTGCCGCAGCTCATGCAGCAATTCCAGTACAAAAACATTCACCAAGTGCCCAAAATTGTCAAAGTGACCGTCAACCGGGGTCTGGGTGAAGCGGCACAAAACGCCAAAGCCCTTGAAGCCACACTGGCAGAAATTGCCACGATTACCGGCCAAAAGCCCGTCGTTACCCGCGCCAAGAAGGCGATCGCTGGCTTCAAAATTCGCAAAGGCATGCCCGTCGGGGTGGCCGTGACGCTGCGTTCTGATCGCATGTATGCCTTTTTGGATCGCTTGATTAACTTGGCACTGCCACGGATTCGTGACTTTCGCGGTGTCAACCCTAAAAGCTTTGATGGCCGGGGCAACTACACCCTAGGTTTGCGCGAGCAACTGATTTTCCCCGAAGTCAACTACGACGACATTGATCAAATTCGCGGCATGGATGTCTCAATCATCACCACTGCCAATACTGATGAAGAAGGACGCGCCCTGCTCAAAGCAATGGGCATGCCGTTCCGTGAGAACTAA
- the rpmC gene encoding 50S ribosomal protein L29, with protein MALTKMKDLRELSDQEVSDRIAAIKKELFDLRFKKATRQEVKPHQFKHLRHELAQLLTLENERRRSGGQG; from the coding sequence ATGGCACTGACGAAAATGAAAGACCTGCGGGAACTGAGTGATCAAGAGGTGAGCGATCGCATTGCCGCGATTAAGAAAGAACTCTTTGATCTGCGCTTCAAAAAAGCCACCCGCCAAGAGGTCAAGCCCCATCAATTTAAGCATCTGCGCCATGAGTTGGCACAGCTTTTAACCCTTGAGAATGAACGTCGCCGCAGTGGAGGCCAAGGCTAA
- the rplX gene encoding 50S ribosomal protein L24 — protein MAAKKANKKPVRYRMHVKKGDTVQVIAGSDKAKVGEVLAVFPKTSQVIVKGVNLKTKHVKPRQEGESGQIITKEAPIPSCKVMLYSTKQNVASRICYTYTEDGRKVRMLKKTGEIID, from the coding sequence ATGGCGGCCAAGAAAGCAAATAAAAAGCCTGTGCGCTATCGCATGCACGTGAAAAAAGGGGACACGGTTCAAGTCATCGCCGGCAGTGACAAAGCCAAAGTCGGTGAAGTCCTCGCCGTTTTCCCCAAGACCAGTCAAGTAATTGTCAAAGGGGTCAACCTGAAAACCAAACACGTCAAGCCCCGCCAAGAGGGTGAATCTGGGCAAATTATTACCAAAGAAGCCCCGATTCCCAGTTGTAAGGTGATGCTCTACTCCACCAAGCAAAACGTGGCCAGCCGCATCTGCTACACCTACACCGAAGATGGCCGTAAGGTACGGATGCTTAAGAAAACTGGCGAAATTATTGATTAG